Proteins encoded in a region of the Drosophila sechellia strain sech25 chromosome 2L, ASM438219v1, whole genome shotgun sequence genome:
- the LOC6612098 gene encoding protein aubergine has protein sequence MNLPPNPGIARGRGRGRGRKPDEEANRGLAPLLGQSSNSSHTERNQASGGNGGGGDAQVGPPMREVQIPNSEGDPRGSVRGRRLITDLVYSRPQGMTSKKGVVGTHITVQANYFKLLTRPNWTIYQYRVDFTPDVETTRMRRSLLYEHKRLLGGYIFDGSNLFCNNQFKAVQGSPYVLELVTKSRAGENIEIKIKAVGSVESTDDQQFKILNLIMRRAMEGLDLKLVSRNYFDPRAQINLENFRLQLWPGYQTSIRQHENDILLCTEICHKVMRTETLYNILSDAIRDNDDYQSAFKRSVMGMVILTDYNNKTYRIDDVDFESTPLCKFQTNDGEISYVDYYKKRYNITIRDFKQPLVMSRPTDKNIRGGNDQPIMIIPELARATGMTDAMRADFRMLRAMNEHTRSPPDRRIERLRMFNNRLKSCAQSVETLKSWNIELDSALVEIPARVLPPEKIVFGNKIFVCDNRADWTQEFRNCSMFRNVHINRWYVITPARNLRETQEFVQMCISIASKMKMNIAKPIYEEIPDDRNGTYSQAIDNAAANDPQIVMVVIRTPNEEKYSCIKKRTCVDRPVPSQVVTLKVIAPRQQKSAGLSSVATKVVIQMNAKLMGAPWKIEIPLRGLMTVGFDVCHSPKNKNKSYGALVATMDQKESFRYFSTVNEHTKGQELSEQMSLNMACALRSYKEQHRSLPERILFFRDGVGDGQLYQVVNTEVNTLKSSLDEIYKTAGKKEGCRLTFIIVSKRINSRYFTGHRNPVPGTVVDDVITLPERYDFFLVSQAVRIGTVSPTSYNVISDNMGLDADKLQMLSYKMTHLYYNYSGTIRVPAVCQYAHKLAFLVAESINRAPSAGLQNQLYFL, from the exons ACCAAACCCTGGAATTGCTCGTGGACGTGGACGTGGTCGTGGAAGAAAGCCCGATGAAGAGGCGAATCGCGGCTTGGCTCCTCTGCTG GGTCAGTCGTCGAACTCTTCCCACACGGAAAGGAATCAAGCATCCGGAGGCAATGGTGGTGGCGGTGATGCTCAAGTGGGTCCCCCGATGAGGGAGGTGCAAATTCCCAATTCCGAGG GCGATCCGCGTGGCTCCGTGCGCGGCCGTAGGCTAATAACGGATCTGGTGTATTCACGTCCTCAAGGGATGACCAGCAAGAAAGGAGTGGTTGGCACTCATATTACCGTGCAGGCAAACTATTTTAAGTTATTAACGCGTCCAAACTGGACCATCTACCAGTACCGCGTCGATTTTACGCCCGATGTGGAGACTACACGAATGCGTCGGTCTCTTTTGTATGAACATAAAAGACTCCTGGGTGGTTATATCTTCGACGGAAGCAACCTGTTCTGCAACAATCAGTTCAAAGCTGTACAAGGTAGCCCCTATGTTTTGGAACTGGTGACGAAGAGTCGTGCTGgcgaaaacattgaaattaagATCAAGGCTGTTGGATCTGTGGAATCTACGGATGACCAGCAGTTTAAGATCCTTAATCTCATAATGCGCAGGGCCATGGAGGGCTTAGACTTGAAGCTGGTCTCGCGCAACTACTTCGATCCTAGAGCTCAG ATTAATTTGGAGAATTTCCGCTTGCAACTATGGCCTGGCTATCAGACTTCGATTCGCCAGCACGAGAATGATATATTACTTTGTACCGAGATATGCCACAAGGTGATGCGAACTGAAACTTTGTACAATATTTTATCCGATGCTATTCGTGACAATGACGATTATCAAAGTGCATTTAAGCGTTCAGTAATGG GTATGGTGATACTAACCGATTACAATAACAAAACCTATCGCATTGACGATGTTGACTTTGAATCGACGCCCTTGTGCAAATTTCAAACCAATGACGGTGAAATTTCGTACGTGGATTACTATAAGAAG CGATACAACATAACCATTCGCGACTTCAAGCAACCTCTGGTCATGTCTCGTCCGACAGATAAAAACATTCGTGGTGGCAATGACCAGCCCATAATGATCATTCCCGAGCTGGCACGGGCTACGGGAATGACGGACGCTATGCGCGCTGACTTTAG GATGTTGAGGGCCATGAATGAACATACCAGGAGCCCTCCAGATCGCCGCATCGAACGCCTGCGCATGTTCAACAATCGCTTAAAGTCGTGTGCACAGAGTGTAGAGACCCTTAAGTCCTGGAACATCGAGCTTGACAGCGCCTTGGTGGAGATTCCAGCCCGCGTGTTGCCACCGGAAAAAATAGTATTCGGCAACAAAATATTCGTATGCGACAATCGCGCCGATTGGACCCAGGAGTTTCGCAACTGTTCGATGTTTAGAAACGTGCACATCAATAGGTGGTACGTGATCACTCCGGCTCGAAATCTGCGCGAGACCCAGGAATTCGTGCAGATGTGCATCAGCATAGCCAGCAAAATGAAGATGAACATCGCCAAACCAATATA TGAGGAAATTCCGGATGACCGCAACGGCACTTACTCCCAAGCGATCGACAACGCCGCAGCTAACGATCCACAGATAGTGATGGTTGTCATCAGAACTCCGAATGAAGAGAA ATATAGCTGCATTAAAAAACGCACGTGCGTGGACAGACCGGTGCCATCGCAGGTGGTGACACTAAAAGTCATCGCGCCTCGACAGCAAAAATCAGCTGGGCTGTCGTCGGTCGCCACGAAGGTGGTTATTCAGATGAACGCCAAATTGATGGGAGCTCCCTGGAAGATAGAGATCCCCCTCCGCGGTCTGATGACTGTTGGTTTCGATGTCTGCCATTCACCGAAGAACAAGAACAAGTCATATGGGGCTCTTGTTGCAACCATGGACCAGAAGGAGTCGTTCCGCTACTTCTCCACCGTAAACGAACACACGAAGGGCCAAGAGTTGTCCGAGCAGATGTCGCTAAACATGGCGTGCGCCCTGAGGTCGTATAAGGAGCAACACCGTTCTTTGCCAGAGCGCATTCTCTTCTTCCGCGACGGTGTTGGCGATGGTCAGCTCTACCAGGTGGTAAACACCGAGGTGAACACCCTAAAGAGCAGTCTCGACGAAATTTACAAAACAGCTGGCAAAAAGGAGGGCTGCCGCCTGACATTTATTATTGTATCCAAGCGCATTAATTCTCGCTACTTTACTGGGCATCGCAACCCAGTTCCGGGCACTGTAGTCGATGACGTTATTACCTTGCCAGAGCGCTACGACTTCTTCCTAGTGTCCCAGGCGGTTCGGATAGGAACAGTGTCGCCTACCAGCTACAACGTTATTTCTGACAACATGGGACTAGACGCCGATAAGCTGCAGATGCTCTCCTATAAGATGACCCATTTGTACTACAATTACTCCGGGACCATAAGGGTCCCCGCTGTCTGCCAGTACGCCCACAAACTGGCTTTCCTCGTAGCCGAAAGCATTAATCGCGCGCCTTCAGCAGGACTGCAGAATCAATTGTACTTTTTGTAA